ttcttgtaaatctctctgCCTTTTCTATGCATGATCACATCTTGCTGCAAGTTGGTTAGCTGATCTGTAAaactttgttggctacgtaggacagtccatcttccatagttaaaccggcaccactccccacctcttcctccgctacattgatgactgcattggcgccacctcatgctcccgtgaggaggttgagcaattcatcaacttcaccaacacattccaccctgaccttaaatttacctggaccatctctgacacctccctccccttcctggacctctccatctccattaatgacgaccgacttgacactgacattttttacaaacccaccgactcccacagctacctggattacacctcttcccaccctaccgattgcaaaaatgccatcccgtattcccaattcctccgcctccgccgtatctgctcccaggaggaccagttccaccgcagaacacaccagatggcctccttctttagagactgcaatttcccttcccacgtggttaaagatgccctccaacgcatctcgtccacatcccacacctccgccctcagaccccacccctccaaccgtaacaaggacagaacgcccctggtgctcaccttccaccctaccaacctttgcataaaccaaatcatccgccgacatttctgccacctccaaacggaccccaacaccagggatatatttccctccccacccctttccgccttccgcaaagaccgttccctccgtgactgcctggtcaggtccacgccccccaacaacccaccctccccccttcccctgcCACGgctggaattgcaaaacctgcgcccaaatctccatccaaggccccaaaggagccttccacatccatcatagtttcacctgcacatccaccaatatcatttattgtatccgttgctcccgatgcggtctcctctacactggggagactgggcgcctcctagcagagcgctttagggaacatctctgggacacccacaccaatcaaccacaccgccctgtggcccaacatttcaactccccctcccactctgctgaggacatggaggtcctgggcctccttcaccgccgctccctcaccaccagacgcctggaggaagaacgcctcatcttccgcctcggaacacttcaaccccagggcatcaatgtggacttcaacagtttcctcatttccccttccactACCTCActcagctccaaccttccagctcagcactgtccccatgacctgtcctacctgccaatctccctttccagctatccactccaccctcctccctgacctatcacctccatcccctcccccactcacttattgtactctatgctactttcgccccacccccctctctccactctgcaggtaccctgcctctattcctgatgaagggcttttacccgaaacgtcaattttcctgctcctcggatgctgcctgaaccgctgtgcttttccagcaccacactgatctcGATCTGTAAGGTGTCTACCTGGAGCCTACAGTACAGCACTAGCTCTCTGCTCTTAAAGTCTAGACTTTGCGATCAACAAAGAAAAATACCCCACGTACTCTCTTAACTGCAACAGCTTCTGAAATTCATCAAGTCGTGACAATCAGTTAATAGAATTGCGACAGAGCTAGTGCCCTCTCATTTTGCATCCAAACACCTTTGGGCTCAGGGGCATCTGAAACAAATTAACATTTAATGCGCAAAGCATTTAAACTCCAAGTGTGCCATGTGTTTGAGTGACTGGGGCTTGCTCATCATACCTGACTCGGAGATTTCAGGCTCTTCTGGAAGCGAGGCAGCTTTGCGTTGTGGAGCGTCCTCCCCATTGTCCTGGTACATACAAGACCACTTCACTGCCATGTCCACACCTGATGGTGGCTTTTTCTCTTCCACTGCGTATGTCTCTGGTGGAGGCACAGCATTTGTTTTCCAGACCTTGAACTCTCTTGGTGGCTGTCAAATGAGCAGCAAAATGGAACCATGTAATCTATTAGTACactaaaaaaattaaaaataaacaatCTTTTCACTTTGTTTGTGGAGGGGTGAccgtacagaggtttataaaaccatgaggagcatggaaagattaaatagacaaggtcttccctctggggtgggggagtccagaactagagggcataggtttagggtgagtggggaaagatataaaagggacctaaggggcaactttttcacacagagggtggtacgtgtatggaatgagttgccagaggaagtggtggaggatggtacaattacagcatttaaaaggcatctagatgggaatatgaataggaagggtttagaggaatatgggccaaatgctggcaaatgggactagattagtttaggatatctggttggcatggaggaatttgatcaaagggtctgtctccatgctgtacatctctatgactccaatgcCAAATACTACAAAAACAAATTTAATTAATTGGTAAAAGCAACATAGTGAATGCCATATTCTGATAAAAGACCATTAAACTGTCAACTCTTTTTCTCACATGCTGCGTTTTTCTAACATTTTTAATTCTTATTGCATTTATATAATGTGTCGGGGTGGGcggttagctcaattggctggaaGGCTGGTTTACAATGAAGAATAATATCAACAGTGTTACCTCTAAGGTCTCTCCTTCTTAACCTCTCCCATCACCTGAGACgtagtgaccctcagattaaatcacCACCAAGTCTCTTCTAAGTAAAGAGCAGCCCTATGGCCCAGTAGAACTATGGAGATTTTGCCTGTACCTTGAATGTATTACAAAGATGCTTCATATTTAATATTTATTGGAAGACTTAGTTTTTAAAAGAATTGAAAAATTATCAATTCATTTCAAATTGCTGGAAATATTTGGAGTGGTTTCTTTTatcaagggttactgggagaCCTTTTTTCTAAACATAGCTTCCAAGAAACATGGGTTTGGTGAAAGTTGCTCGAGCTGTTTGAAGAGATTGGAAGCTCACTTTCATCTGATCTTCCGTTGGGGACAAGAGAGCCGTCACGTAGAGTTGCCCAGCTGATCACTCCAACTTCTAATACAAAAGAGTTCTTGTTGAATTTGGGGGTGAAACCTCTAAGTCCATTACATTCTTCATTAGATACTGGGCTCAATACCCCTTGCAATTtcccaaatgtggtctgaccaaagccttacCCAGTCTCAGCGGTACacttctgctcttgtattcttgaCCTCTCAAAGGGAATGCCTTCCCAactgctctacggcctgttccccatGACACACACCGAGACAACCACTGACTGCACCGAGAGgaccatcaactcggtgaaaCTTGCTCTTTGGTCTGACCGAAACCAGCTGGTCTCCCAGAGCAAGGAACTGACCCGAagtgagtgttgcagactgacaCGTTCCAAGGTCTAGGACTATGTGCTGGGGGACAcactaaaggagaaagtgaggactgcagatgctggagatcagagctgaaaaatgtgttgctggaaaagcgcagcaggtcaggcagcatccaaggagcaggagaatcgacgtttcaggcataagcccttcttcaggaatcaaactCACTAAAGCTCAGGGCAACTGCTGCCGAGGTGCAGTGGGGAAATACTGAGGTCTTTCTGTTGAAGTTAAATTAGGTTACATTCAGTTACCAGACCCTCCTGATGTCTCAAAGATACACATTCAATATTAATATTTATGTAAGAGGGGTGTTCGGtttgtttggatagagtcaaacacCAGCGTTTGTCGGTTTGTTTCCTTCATGTGCTCCTGGACAGAACACAATTAACAttaatgtaggtaaaaacaatgattacagatgctgaaaaccaaatactggattagtggtgctggaagagcacagcagttcaggcagcatccaacgagcagcgaaattgacgtttcaggcaaaagcccttcatcaggaataaaggcagtgagcctgaagcgtggagagataagctagaggagggtgggggtggggagagagtagcatagagtacaatgggtgagtgggggaggagatgaaggtgataggtcagggaggagagggtggagtgggtaggtggaaaagaagataggcaggtcggacaagtcaaggggacagttactgagttggaagtttagaactaggatgaggtgggggaaggggaaatgaggaaactgttgaagtccacattgatgccctggggttgaagtgttctgaggcggaagatgaggcgttcttcctccaggcgtctggtggtgagggagcggcagtgaaggaggcccaggacctccatgtcctcggcagagtgggagggggagttgaaatgttgggccacggggcggtttggttgattggtgcgggtgtcccggagatgttccctaaagtgctctgctaggaggtgcccaatctccccaatgtagaggagaccacatcgggagcaacggcatttccccttcccccacctcaccctagttctaaacttccagctcagtaactgtccccatgacttgtctggacttgtcctacctgcctatcttcttttccacctatccactccaccctctcctccttgacctatcaccttcatcccctcccccactcacccattgtactctatgctactttctccccacccccaccctcctctagcttatctctccacgcttcaggctcactgcctttattcctgatgaagggcttttgcccgaaacgttgatttcgctgcttgttggatgctgcctgaactgctgtgctcttccagcaccactaatccagcattaaCATTAATGTCGATCTATAAAGATAAAGGTATTTTTGTGAATGGAGTATATTTGTGACCAGGCCCTCACCTCCTCCGGGGCCCTCACTACCCGCTGGTCCCAGTTGATGAGGCCGCTCCTGGGTCTGCCCAGGAAACTGGGTCTGGAGACGCTGCTGAACAGCTCGTCCGGCCGGGGCAGAGCGGCCTGCGAGGCCggggcctgggcctgggcctgggcctgggccgGGGCCGGGGCCGGGGCTCCTCCTGCCCGGACACCCACAGCCGTGGGCCCCGGCTCCGGCTCTGACTCGCTCTCCGACCCCGAACTCCCGTAACCGGCGAAATACGACAGAGGGTCCCGGTCCGCCATAGCCACCGGAACCGGAACCGGCCGCCAAGGAGGCGGCGAGTCAGAAAGAGTGAACACACTCCATATGACGTCCCGGACTCACTGCCGCCAGCAGGTCATGAGGGGAATGACCTCCCACACTCACCGCCCCCAGCAGGTCATTAGGGGAATGACCTCCCAGACTCACCGCCCCCAGCAGGTCATTAGGGGAATGACCTCCCACACTCACCGCCCCCAGCAGGTCATTAGGGGAATGACCTCCCAGACTCACCGCCCCCAGCAGGTCATTAGGGGAATGACCTCCCACACTCACCGCCCCCAGCAGGTCATTAGGGGAGTGACCTCCCAAACTCACCGTCCCCAGCAGGTCATTAGGGGAATGACCTCCCACACTCACCGCTCCCAGCAGGTCATTAGGGGAATGACCTCCCAGACTCACCGCCCCCAGCAGGTCATTAGGGGAATGACCTCCCAGACTCACCGCCCCCAGCAGGTCATTAGGGAGTGACCTCTCAAACTCACCGCCCCCAGCAGGTCATTAGGGGAGTGACCTCCCAAACTCACCGCCCCCAGCAGGTCATTAGGGGAATGACCTCCCAGACTCACCGCCTCCTGCAGGTCCCCAGGGGAATCGCGCTCTAACCTCAAGGGTTACTTAAAAAATAAAGGCCACAAACACAGATTTAGCAATACACAGAACATTGAAAGAGATATTTATTCCACAATCATATTTCATGAGAGGGAGTGGAGTACATACTAGATCAAGATGAAAGTGCAGAGAAAGTTTCTAATGTTTTTGGCAACTATTTGGAGCatattatttttttctcttttaaaatAATATAAGGgcgattgtgggcggcacggtggcacagtggttagcactgctgcctcacagcgccagagacctgggttcaattcccgcctcaggcgactaactgtgtggagtttgcacgttctccccgtgtctgcgtgggtttcctccgggtgctccggtttcctcccacagtccaaagatgtgcaggtcaggtaaattggccatgctaaattgcccatagtgttaggtaaggggtagatgtaggggtatgggtgggttgcgcttcggcgggggcggtgtggacttgttgggccgaagggcctgtttccatactgtaagtaatctaataatttAAAGATGTAGAGTTCCAGGATGTGGATTTAATCATAATGATTGATGAACCAAAACATTCACTGGGTTTCTACACATTACGACCACCTCCTTCCATTCCTTCCAGAGAAATGACCAAGATTTACTGGAGTCCAGTTTTGGAAAGATTACTTAGTTATTGGTACGCCATTGGGTGTAGGTTATTGgggtatgaggagaggctgggagTGTTTTCACTAGAATGCGGGAGGTGACCTtaccatagaatccccacagtatggaagcaggccattcggcccattgagctggagctggatgaacttcggatcattcgggagacagagggggtaattgagaggagttacagggaggtagtcacacctcaggtataAGAAGAAGGTAGACGGATTACCATCAGGGGACAGAAAAGGAACCggcagtcagtgcagggatccctgtggctgttcccctcaataacaagtgtactgttttggatactgtttatgggggatgacttaccagggctAAGCCAtagggcacaggtctctggcacagagtgtgtccctgttgctcagaagggaaggggggaagagTAGCAGAGCATCagttattggggactccatatttagggggacagataggttctgtgggaatgagaaagACTCACAGTTGCCtcccagggttcatgatgtctcagaTC
The sequence above is drawn from the Chiloscyllium punctatum isolate Juve2018m chromosome 7, sChiPun1.3, whole genome shotgun sequence genome and encodes:
- the c7h1orf52 gene encoding UPF0690 protein C1orf52 homolog, which encodes MADRDPLSYFAGYGSSGSESESEPEPGPTAVGVRAGGAPAPAPAQAQAQAQAPASQAALPRPDELFSSVSRPSFLGRPRSGLINWDQRVVRAPEEPPREFKVWKTNAVPPPETYAVEEKKPPSGVDMAVKWSCMYQDNGEDAPQRKAASLPEEPEISESDEDDGDDVSAKKRKIETFQQKEKRKRNQGQANREKSFVEEEKRILRQEFSLKD